The following are from one region of the Carassius gibelio isolate Cgi1373 ecotype wild population from Czech Republic chromosome A13, carGib1.2-hapl.c, whole genome shotgun sequence genome:
- the LOC128026043 gene encoding protein L-Myc-1a, with protein MPGVNTHTLYGWDMEHYFFDEMDTEEDFFKSTAPSEDIWKKFELLPTPPMSPSRTLNGDWLLPLPGDRLGWAMPKVLTCDEEYDGLHNFDPLDIFGNLGSIVIKDCMWSGFSTSPRLEKVAHVERTPVPAPIQTSTALKAARSASGTPVTGNQAAQCVNPAAVLELPVPRNKKVAAGSSGSEGRSDSSDDDDDEIDVVTVDNRPKRGRPPSRRTPVTITVSADPFGPCPKRFHVSLHRQQHNYAAPSPDTDPEDDFDEIESVSKRPRMEPSSSPSSPLSSPATSDSEDCSEQRRNFLERKRRDDLRSRFQALREEIPDLSASSKTSKVAILTQATEYLLQLHACHRRQAQEKRKLKAKQQQLQRRINVLQNS; from the exons ATGCCGggagtcaacacacacacactgtacggCTGGGACATGGAGCACTACTTTTTCGACGAGATGGACACCGAGGAGGATTTCTTTAAATCTACAGCCCCCAGCGAGGATATATGGAAGAAATTCGAGCTGCTTCCCACCCCGCCCATGTCGCCCTCGAGGACGCTGAATGGAGACTGGCTCCTGCCGCTACCGGGGGACCGGCTCGGGTGGGCGATGCCAAAGGTTTTAACATGTGACGAGGAGTACGACGGGCTGCACAATTTCGACCCACTGGACATTTTTGGGAATTTGGGCTCTATCGTTATCAAAGACTGCATGTGGAGCGGCTTTTCCACGAGTCCCCGACTGGAAAAAGTTGCGCATGTCGAGCGAACACCGGTGCCTGCTCCGATTCAGACCTCGACCGCACTGAAAGCTGCTCGTTCCGCATCGGGCACGCCCGTGACTGGGAACCAGGCGGCACAGTGTGTGAACCCCGCTGCGGTCCTGGAACTCCCTGTCCCGCGTAACAAGAAGGTGGCTGCAGGCTCCTCCGGTTCCGAGGGTCGATCGGATTCGTCCG atgatgatgatgacgagaTTGACGTGGTGACAGTGGACAACCGACCGAAGCGTGGCCGCCCTCCAAGTCGCCGTACGCCAGTAACCATTACCGTAAGCGCTGATCCATTTGGACCATGTCCCAAGCGCTTCCATGTGTCTTTGCACCGGCAACAGCACAATTACGCTGCCCCCTCCCCCGACACGGATCCGGAGGATGACTTTGATGAGATTGAGTCTGTGAGCAAGCGGCCACGTATGGAGCCCTCATCCTCTCCGTCGTCTCCTCTTTCTTCACCTGCCACATCAGACTCTGAGGACTGCAGCGAGCAGCGTCGGAACTTTttggagagaaagaggagagatGACCTTCGCTCAAGGTTCCAGGCGCTCCGGGAGGAGATTCCAGATCTGTCTGCATCCTCAAAGACCTCGAAGGTGGCGATTCTGACACAGGCGACGGAATACTTGCTGCAGCTGCATGCATGCCATCGGCGTCAAGCTCAGGAGAAGAGAAAACTCAAAGCCAAACAACAGCAGCTTCAACGCAGGATCAACGTATTACAGAACTCCTAA